From the Leptospira sp. WS60.C2 genome, one window contains:
- a CDS encoding C69 family dipeptidase, with translation MCDTSLATEKFTKSQKRIFAKNSDREPNEAQSILHQPRMEHPKASTVNTTYIEIPQTNVTFEVFLSKPFHMWGAEMGVNEFGVCIGNEAVFTNLKIAKKNDGLTGMDLIRLALERCKTAKDALFLITELLEQYGQDACGGYQNKSFFYHNSFIIADRTEGYVLETANKFWVAKKIDTFYAISNGLTIGSEFDYSSSNLMDKLKLRSKNDFSFKDFFSDSFYTYMSHCRDRRSLHHSKAEEFHKANATYTSKHAIETLKTHPLETDEFEPSSSSMKSLCLHATGPTTPNQTNGSLVVEWDTSETNQDPLRIFYTGTSTPCLSLFKPFFFGTKNFIDSSSLDSNGTYSDTLWWLHESIARKSNFDYQGVRSILVPTLIGLQESVFNLTKDMIPLQKKEEMQWRFLKDHVNILKKVDDELISANIGKSRWQNPLFQLYWSGQNKKLGLRSFH, from the coding sequence ATGTGCGATACCTCCCTTGCCACTGAAAAATTTACAAAATCACAAAAAAGAATCTTCGCCAAAAACTCCGACCGAGAACCAAACGAAGCCCAATCAATTCTGCACCAACCACGAATGGAGCACCCCAAGGCTTCCACTGTAAACACTACATATATCGAAATACCACAAACGAACGTTACATTTGAAGTGTTTTTATCAAAACCATTTCATATGTGGGGAGCAGAGATGGGAGTGAATGAATTCGGTGTTTGTATTGGCAACGAGGCAGTTTTCACTAATCTTAAGATTGCAAAGAAAAACGATGGATTAACAGGGATGGATCTGATTCGTTTGGCTTTGGAACGTTGCAAAACAGCGAAGGATGCACTTTTCCTAATTACAGAATTATTAGAACAATATGGCCAAGATGCATGCGGTGGTTACCAAAACAAAAGTTTCTTTTATCATAATAGCTTCATCATTGCGGATCGCACAGAAGGATATGTTTTAGAAACAGCAAATAAGTTTTGGGTAGCAAAAAAAATAGATACTTTTTATGCAATTTCCAATGGATTAACGATTGGATCTGAATTTGATTACTCATCTTCCAATTTAATGGATAAGCTTAAATTAAGATCAAAAAATGACTTCTCATTCAAAGATTTCTTTAGTGACTCATTTTATACTTATATGAGCCATTGCAGAGATAGAAGAAGTCTTCATCATTCAAAAGCAGAAGAATTTCATAAAGCCAATGCCACTTATACATCGAAACATGCCATTGAAACTTTGAAAACCCATCCGTTGGAAACCGATGAGTTTGAACCAAGTAGCTCCTCCATGAAATCCCTTTGCCTACATGCAACTGGGCCAACAACACCGAATCAGACGAATGGAAGTTTAGTCGTAGAGTGGGATACATCCGAAACTAACCAAGATCCACTGCGAATTTTTTATACAGGAACATCCACTCCATGTTTAAGTTTATTCAAACCCTTCTTTTTTGGGACTAAAAACTTTATCGATTCCTCAAGTTTAGATTCAAATGGAACTTACTCCGATACCTTATGGTGGTTACATGAATCCATTGCGAGAAAATCTAACTTTGATTACCAAGGTGTTCGGTCAATCCTTGTTCCGACTCTCATTGGTTTGCAAGAATCAGTTTTCAATCTGACCAAAGATATGATACCTCTGCAAAAAAAAGAAGAAATGCAATGGAGATTTTTAAAAGACCATGTGAATATTTTAAAAAAAGTAGATGATGAACTTATCAGTGCAAATATCGGAAAAAGCAGATGGCAAAATCCCTTATTCCAATTGTATTGGAGTGGACAGAATAAAAAATTAGGACTTCGTTCCTTCCACTAA
- a CDS encoding glycerate kinase: MSTLAEDILDLFQKAIDVASPNFMFRSFYKEHPEVVDSLQKGTKNLYVFALGKAAYCMGMSFSNHFPINRGFILTKYGHLPSKALISGEDSIWKYREASHPIPDQNSISHSEEVLRDLISLGENDCLVVLLSGGGSSLFEIPVDGISLDDLIRIQNDLLRSGKPIQEINKERKKYSQVKGGKLLQHLNPRLEVFTFVISDVLGDDPATIASGPTFPSQNYYILGNLTRSIQKIKQEAERLGYRTKLISDTWDKTSEETSLLIEKEFLSALESEQRQIILLGGEMVCPVLGNGVGGRNQETALRVAILLNQHQSDRQWCFLSGGTDGTDGPTDAAGGIVTHHSFRRMLAKGWDPKKELENSNSYPVLKSVDSLVMTGPTGTNVNDILILLVEGTKS, translated from the coding sequence TTGAGTACCCTTGCAGAAGACATACTTGATTTGTTTCAAAAAGCGATTGATGTCGCAAGTCCCAATTTTATGTTTCGTTCCTTCTATAAGGAACATCCGGAAGTAGTAGATTCCCTGCAAAAAGGTACGAAGAATCTCTATGTCTTCGCTTTGGGGAAGGCGGCTTATTGTATGGGCATGTCTTTTTCAAATCATTTTCCAATCAACAGAGGTTTTATCCTGACGAAGTATGGACACTTGCCATCGAAAGCTTTGATTAGCGGGGAAGATTCCATTTGGAAATACAGAGAAGCATCACATCCAATTCCAGATCAAAATTCTATTTCTCATTCTGAGGAGGTATTGCGAGATCTGATATCTTTAGGAGAAAATGATTGTTTGGTGGTTTTACTTTCGGGCGGCGGTTCTAGTTTATTTGAGATTCCTGTCGATGGAATTTCATTAGATGATCTTATCAGAATACAAAACGATTTGCTTAGAAGTGGAAAACCGATTCAGGAAATTAACAAAGAGCGTAAAAAATACTCTCAAGTAAAAGGCGGAAAACTTTTACAACACTTAAATCCTAGGTTGGAAGTATTTACCTTTGTGATCTCGGACGTGTTAGGTGATGATCCCGCTACGATCGCTTCTGGACCCACTTTTCCAAGTCAAAATTACTATATTTTAGGAAATTTAACTCGTTCCATTCAAAAAATCAAACAAGAGGCTGAAAGGTTAGGATATAGAACTAAGCTAATTTCAGATACATGGGACAAAACATCTGAGGAGACATCACTTCTAATTGAAAAAGAATTTTTGTCCGCATTGGAATCAGAACAAAGACAAATTATATTATTAGGTGGCGAGATGGTTTGTCCCGTTTTAGGGAATGGTGTCGGTGGAAGAAACCAAGAAACAGCACTACGAGTTGCTATCCTTTTAAACCAGCATCAATCTGACCGTCAATGGTGCTTTTTATCTGGTGGAACAGATGGAACCGATGGTCCTACTGATGCAGCAGGTGGGATCGTTACCCACCATTCTTTTCGTAGGATGTTAGCCAAGGGTTGGGATCCGAAAAAAGAATTGGAAAATTCAAATTCTTACCCTGTGCTAAAGTCAGTAGATTCCCTTGTAATGACTGGTCCAACTGGAACCAATGTCAATGACATATTGATCTTGTTAGTGGAAGGAACGAAGTCCTAA